A section of the Deinococcus hopiensis KR-140 genome encodes:
- a CDS encoding DUF1330 domain-containing protein encodes MPAYVIVNTRVSDTTRIQTYRDLAEQSVKQFGGHYLVRGGRLRVLEGSYHPERMVLVEFPTLDLAEAWYASEAYGEAKQAREGIAEFDMVLVEGLPL; translated from the coding sequence GTGCCTGCCTACGTGATTGTGAACACGCGCGTTTCTGATACCACCCGCATCCAAACGTACCGTGACCTGGCCGAGCAGTCCGTCAAGCAGTTTGGCGGCCACTACCTGGTGCGAGGAGGTCGCCTCCGTGTGCTGGAAGGTTCATATCACCCTGAGCGGATGGTGCTGGTGGAGTTCCCGACCCTAGACCTTGCAGAGGCGTGGTATGCCTCCGAAGCCTACGGAGAGGCCAAGCAGGCCAGAGAAGGCATTGCTGAGTTTGACATGGTGCTCGTTGAGGGTCTGCCGCTTTGA
- a CDS encoding MBL fold metallo-hydrolase, protein MPNPFIQPTPIEPLTSDGFSVTLLGTGTPRAYPGAAKPAVAVAVAGQVLLFDCGSDTVRQLIASGLMPQRIRDVFFTHHHYDHNAGFPDLFISSWRTHVGVINGRSRSMRVYGPTRTQEIVGGFYRALAYDIDLRVAYNKSEAEGASVEFFEQNAGVAFDEGGVRVTAFEVDHRPVHPALGYLIEYRGRRVVISGDTRPVPNTVRHAHEADLLIHDAYNGQWLSEIAAENPAQAVQVTNPAKYHTTTLEAAQVAQDARVKHLVLTHHIPVPQATPEAEVAYTAGMSEIYRGKITVGRDLMRFNLL, encoded by the coding sequence ATGCCCAATCCATTTATTCAACCCACCCCCATTGAGCCACTGACCTCCGACGGGTTCAGCGTCACGCTACTTGGTACGGGAACCCCTCGCGCCTACCCTGGAGCGGCCAAACCCGCAGTGGCTGTTGCTGTGGCGGGGCAGGTCCTCTTGTTTGATTGCGGCAGTGACACCGTTCGGCAACTCATCGCGTCCGGCCTCATGCCGCAACGCATCCGGGACGTGTTTTTCACCCATCACCATTACGACCATAACGCTGGTTTCCCAGATTTATTCATCAGCAGTTGGCGGACTCACGTTGGCGTCATCAATGGCCGGAGCCGGTCTATGCGTGTCTATGGTCCAACGCGTACCCAGGAGATTGTCGGCGGGTTCTACCGCGCTTTGGCCTACGACATAGATTTGCGCGTGGCTTACAATAAATCTGAGGCCGAGGGCGCTTCCGTTGAATTCTTCGAGCAGAATGCGGGTGTCGCGTTCGATGAAGGTGGCGTGCGGGTCACGGCCTTCGAGGTGGACCACCGGCCCGTACACCCCGCCTTGGGATACCTCATTGAGTACCGTGGACGTCGTGTGGTGATCAGCGGTGACACCCGCCCAGTGCCGAATACTGTCCGCCACGCTCACGAAGCGGACCTTTTGATCCATGATGCTTACAACGGGCAGTGGTTGAGTGAGATCGCCGCTGAGAATCCGGCACAGGCTGTGCAAGTGACCAACCCGGCGAAGTACCACACCACCACGCTCGAAGCAGCGCAAGTGGCTCAGGACGCGAGGGTCAAACACCTGGTCCTTACGCACCACATCCCTGTGCCCCAGGCGACGCCGGAGGCTGAAGTGGCGTACACAGCGGGAATGTCAGAAATCTACAGAGGGAAGATCACCGTCGGACGCGACCTGATGCGTTTCAATCTCTTATAA
- a CDS encoding IS982 family transposase encodes MCRYRLHHSLGRRAVIRQLHRWAKRHFSDQKRFKHQKLTDALLVALLLARFVFKQPYRSIWWNMLREDRVGLPSYTQAYMRSVRLLERLEALVSPAKRCAEVIIDSMPLPVCRPKRGKRCKFPGAKWGFGTQGDVYGYKLHAWVTPAGEIVQYLLKPANLHDTTVSYELNRRWPEFGGPKIIGDKGYCCLGYLFPPKKNTRYDNGWRQDRHPKLRKRIETVFSQLVEAQIRSVQTKTLPSLRLRVVLAVLAHNLAQP; translated from the coding sequence ATGTGCAGATACCGTCTCCATCATAGTTTAGGTCGTCGTGCGGTGATTCGTCAGCTCCACCGTTGGGCGAAGCGGCACTTCAGCGATCAGAAGCGATTTAAGCATCAGAAGCTGACGGATGCCCTGCTCGTGGCCCTCTTGCTCGCTCGCTTCGTGTTCAAGCAGCCGTATCGCTCGATCTGGTGGAACATGTTGAGGGAAGACCGCGTCGGTCTTCCCTCCTACACCCAGGCGTACATGCGAAGCGTGCGTCTGCTGGAACGCCTCGAAGCCTTGGTCAGCCCCGCCAAACGCTGTGCAGAAGTGATCATTGACTCCATGCCGCTCCCGGTGTGTCGCCCGAAACGAGGCAAGCGGTGCAAGTTCCCGGGAGCGAAATGGGGGTTTGGGACCCAGGGCGACGTGTACGGGTACAAGCTGCATGCCTGGGTGACACCCGCAGGGGAGATCGTCCAGTACCTCCTCAAACCCGCCAATCTTCACGACACCACCGTCAGCTATGAGTTGAACCGGAGGTGGCCTGAGTTCGGCGGGCCAAAGATCATTGGGGACAAGGGCTATTGCTGCCTGGGCTACCTGTTCCCACCCAAGAAAAACACCCGCTATGACAACGGGTGGCGGCAAGACCGCCACCCAAAGCTCCGCAAACGCATTGAAACCGTCTTTTCACAATTGGTCGAAGCTCAAATTCGCTCCGTTCAGACCAAAACGCTTCCCTCTCTCCGGCTCCGCGTCGTCCTGGCCGTCCTCGCCCATAACCTCGCTCAGCCCTAA
- a CDS encoding transposase, giving the protein MEGHPSRLYSPQASFKLAHWARAKRSPHFDTCPERRRKVLVGLVTRRLTELLTETCGEKGGEIMGPEALPAHILLFLGTGVDVSPAQVMHAPEGYMPQVLQEELPK; this is encoded by the coding sequence GTGGAAGGGCACCCCTCACGGCTCTATTCTCCCCAAGCCTCTTTCAAACTCGCCCACTGGGCTCGGGCAAAAAGAAGTCCGCACTTTGACACATGCCCGGAGCGCAGACGGAAGGTTTTGGTCGGCTTGGTGACGAGACGTCTGACCGAATTATTGACCGAGACGTGTGGAGAGAAGGGGGGGGAAATCATGGGACCTGAGGCTCTGCCCGCCCACATTCTCCTGTTTCTCGGCACGGGGGTGGATGTTTCCCCGGCTCAGGTGATGCACGCGCCGGAGGGATACATGCCGCAGGTTCTCCAAGAGGAGCTCCCCAAGTGA
- a CDS encoding transposase, which yields MKHPWADAGYTGKLAGEQGTFLGWMLEIVKHPWSGQQSTWAPKGAPPRRVEVPAGFVVLKRRWVVERTFAWPWKSRRMARDDEALPETAENLIYEVRIRLMVRRLVKGPP from the coding sequence ATGAAGCACCCGTGGGCGGATGCGGGATACACCGGAAAACTGGCAGGAGAACAGGGAACGTTTCTCGGCTGGATGCTGGAGATCGTGAAGCATCCCTGGTCAGGACAGCAGAGCACCTGGGCACCGAAAGGCGCACCTCCACGACGTGTGGAGGTGCCTGCGGGATTCGTGGTGCTGAAACGCCGCTGGGTCGTAGAGCGGACCTTTGCCTGGCCCTGGAAATCCAGGCGCATGGCCAGGGACGATGAAGCGCTGCCGGAGACGGCTGAAAACCTTATCTACGAGGTGAGGATCCGCTTGATGGTCCGCCGTTTGGTCAAAGGTCCACCCTGA
- a CDS encoding spermidine synthase: MIPWVPLARAAIPGTQQDLCLYRRGEQLEFSIKISGYVSELMNSRMHASEDALAELGCAVIVDRPEPHVLVGGLGMGFTLAAALKALGPNSVVTVAELVPEVVEWNRGPLGECAAFPLKDPRAHIHVGDVAELLRQGPAIYDAVLLDVDNGPHGMTHHGNDWLYSPPGLAAARRTLRPEGVLAIWSAAADHRFTQRLRRAGFRVDVRTVRARPGKGAYHTIWLAHRTPDVAAGQTQSPKRVRRKRSARP; this comes from the coding sequence TTGATTCCCTGGGTTCCGCTGGCCCGCGCGGCCATTCCCGGCACGCAGCAGGACCTGTGTCTATATCGCCGCGGAGAACAGCTGGAGTTCTCAATCAAGATCTCGGGCTATGTTAGCGAGCTTATGAACAGCCGCATGCACGCTTCTGAAGATGCCCTGGCCGAGCTGGGCTGCGCAGTGATTGTGGACCGCCCAGAGCCGCATGTCCTCGTTGGAGGCCTCGGCATGGGCTTTACTCTTGCTGCTGCCCTGAAGGCATTAGGACCAAACAGCGTGGTTACGGTAGCCGAATTGGTGCCGGAGGTCGTGGAATGGAACAGGGGGCCGCTGGGCGAGTGCGCCGCCTTCCCCCTTAAGGATCCCCGTGCCCACATTCATGTGGGTGACGTCGCTGAACTGCTGCGACAAGGACCCGCAATCTATGACGCCGTGCTGCTGGACGTAGACAATGGCCCTCATGGCATGACGCACCACGGAAATGACTGGCTCTACTCGCCGCCTGGACTGGCTGCCGCGCGGCGGACCTTACGGCCTGAGGGCGTGCTTGCCATCTGGTCAGCTGCAGCAGATCACCGATTTACGCAGCGTCTCCGGCGAGCAGGCTTCCGGGTAGACGTGCGAACGGTGCGTGCCCGCCCTGGCAAGGGCGCCTACCACACCATATGGTTAGCGCACCGGACACCCGATGTGGCCGCTGGCCAGACTCAATCCCCAAAGCGGGTGCGTCGCAAGCGAAGTGCGCGGCCCTAA
- a CDS encoding serine hydrolase domain-containing protein, which translates to MTHRGLASRIRTTLPYAASAALLVLFGLVLAYAAAVVAANGWSQSLRILRWGFPGVTSSAQFPQRVVPTIPHPQELPQHLLTHFPQDVILPGHNGSRVNLEQFLRDTNTRAFIVVRGDQVIYERYFHGSNHASLQLSFSTVKSLMSTLVGIAIQEGKIRSVQDQVTEYLPELSGRGLDALTIRDLLTMSSGIPFQNADVFPLLAPFTDEAKLFYTQDARRRALGVHAGPEPVGKYFRYNDYHPLLEAVILERVTGRSVSAYLSEKLWKPLGMTAPASWNLDRPSGMEKTEDGLNARAIDFARFGLLFLHHGRWQGRQLVPRAWVDEAVTFDPSDQRPWRVSAYWPAQGGFYKYHWWGLHGTSGPDDYFALGHLGQVIYVSPAHHAVVVRFGGESRLEQAWPLAIRRLLSQVPVQR; encoded by the coding sequence ATGACGCACCGTGGACTTGCCTCTCGAATCAGAACCACACTCCCGTACGCCGCGTCTGCGGCGCTTTTGGTGCTGTTTGGCCTGGTGCTGGCGTACGCCGCCGCGGTGGTGGCGGCCAACGGCTGGTCACAGAGCCTGCGCATCCTCCGGTGGGGGTTTCCAGGTGTGACGAGTTCCGCGCAGTTTCCTCAACGGGTGGTGCCGACCATTCCTCATCCGCAGGAGCTTCCTCAGCACCTGCTGACCCATTTCCCTCAGGACGTGATCCTCCCCGGGCACAACGGGTCCAGGGTCAACCTCGAGCAGTTCCTCCGGGACACAAACACCCGCGCGTTTATCGTGGTGCGCGGCGATCAGGTCATCTACGAGCGGTACTTCCACGGCTCGAACCACGCGTCGCTTCAACTGTCGTTCTCAACGGTAAAATCCCTGATGTCCACCCTCGTGGGCATCGCCATTCAGGAAGGGAAGATCCGCAGCGTTCAAGACCAGGTGACCGAGTATCTCCCCGAGCTCAGCGGTCGCGGCCTTGACGCCCTGACCATCCGCGATCTCCTCACGATGTCCTCGGGGATTCCCTTCCAGAACGCCGACGTGTTTCCTCTGCTCGCGCCCTTCACGGACGAAGCGAAGTTGTTTTATACGCAAGACGCACGGAGGCGCGCCCTGGGCGTTCATGCCGGGCCAGAACCCGTTGGCAAGTACTTCCGGTATAACGATTATCATCCTTTGCTGGAAGCGGTGATTCTGGAGCGCGTGACGGGCCGCAGCGTCTCAGCGTACCTGTCAGAGAAACTTTGGAAGCCGCTCGGCATGACCGCGCCGGCATCCTGGAACCTGGACAGGCCGTCGGGGATGGAGAAGACCGAGGACGGCCTGAACGCCCGCGCAATTGATTTCGCGCGCTTCGGGTTGCTGTTTCTCCACCATGGCCGCTGGCAGGGACGGCAGCTGGTGCCGCGGGCCTGGGTGGACGAGGCCGTCACCTTTGATCCGTCGGATCAGCGTCCCTGGCGTGTGTCGGCCTACTGGCCAGCACAAGGAGGGTTTTACAAATACCACTGGTGGGGCCTACACGGCACTTCCGGGCCCGATGACTACTTTGCGCTGGGTCACCTCGGACAGGTGATTTACGTGTCCCCGGCACATCATGCGGTGGTGGTGCGCTTTGGAGGTGAATCCCGCCTGGAGCAGGCGTGGCCGCTCGCCATTCGCCGTCTCCTGAGTCAGGTGCCTGTGCAGCGCTGA
- a CDS encoding response regulator — MTSPTETPWLLVVEDNASELLLLEMALEELGIPPLYEVVRDGQEALLRLQQAPAPELVLMDINMPCLSGEEVLQALGNSLQGTQVVAWSVGWKEGDVAHMQALGASAYVGKPHTYEALLELVRGLWAARPVGAKRALP; from the coding sequence ATGACGTCCCCAACCGAGACGCCCTGGCTACTCGTCGTGGAGGACAACGCCTCGGAGCTCCTGCTCCTCGAAATGGCCCTGGAGGAACTGGGCATTCCCCCTCTGTATGAAGTGGTGCGCGATGGTCAAGAAGCGCTCCTCCGTCTTCAGCAGGCTCCTGCGCCCGAGCTCGTGCTGATGGACATCAACATGCCTTGTCTTTCAGGTGAGGAGGTCCTGCAAGCGCTGGGAAACAGCCTTCAGGGCACGCAGGTGGTGGCGTGGAGTGTGGGGTGGAAGGAGGGGGACGTGGCCCACATGCAGGCGCTGGGGGCGAGCGCGTATGTGGGGAAGCCGCACACCTATGAGGCGCTGTTGGAATTGGTGCGGGGCCTCTGGGCAGCGCGCCCGGTGGGTGCGAAACGCGCGTTGCCCTGA